A single genomic interval of Caretta caretta isolate rCarCar2 chromosome 23, rCarCar1.hap1, whole genome shotgun sequence harbors:
- the LOC125627962 gene encoding T-cell-interacting, activating receptor on myeloid cells protein 1: MGKKGAERITGFLGLQPPAQFLILLALGPQAGWSWTLGCWWQRWGAPHCPIMASALTVLLGCWLAGHSGAWGEPSYPKPSISLSPSWGVSLGGAVAVWCRGQHRGMRFVLNKEGSHCQTVASNGLEAVFPISNVRQEDRGIYSCSYQNRSEPFAVSSPSDPVDLAVTDPSLPRPSISLSPIGVTAAGTDVTIRCQGQSRDVRFFLHKAGDLNPPRHMDPAGDGAEFHIPTVGRQHGGSYGCSYRPRSEPFVSSQPSHPVQLVVAGESGSLALQCLTSHIIAGASAAAAGLLLLLVAFLCFRKTRARKGAAPRPSSTSPMEALKASAQQDPVYTSIDEGKEPQTLEPDPSAQGLTYAELDVQVLQAKRGKPAPAPESAQPSVYAAINRARGAPQ, translated from the exons ATGGGGAAGAAAGGGGCCGAGCGCATAACGGGcttcctggggctgcagcccccggCGCAGTTCCTCATTCTGCTCGCACTCGGGCCTCAGGCTGGGTGGAGCTGGACACTGGGGTGTTGGTGGCAGCGCTGGggggccccccactgccccatcatgGCGTCTGCTCTCACCGTCCTCCTTG gctgctggctggcCGGGCACAGCGGGGCGTGGGGAG agcccagctatCCCAAACCCAGCAtctccctgagccccagctggggGGTCTCCCTGGGGGGAGCAGTGGCCGTCTGGTGTCGGGGGCAGCACCGGGGCATGCGGTTCGTGCTGAATAAAGAGGGAAGCCATTGCCAAACTGTGGCTTCGAACGGGTTGGAGGCTGTGTTTCCCATCAGCAACGTGCGCCAGGAGGACCGGGGGATCTACAGCTGCTCCTATCAGAACAGATCGGAGCCGTTCGCCGTGTCGTCCCCCAGCGACCCCGTGGATCTGGCGGTGACAG ATCCCAGCCTGCCCAGACCCTCCATCTCTCTGAGCCCCATTGGGGTCACCGCCGCAGGGACAGACGTCACCATCCGGTGTCAGGGGCAGAGCCGGGACGTGAGGTTCTTCCTGCACAAGGCTGGAGACCTGAACCCGCCGCGACACATGGACCCTGCTGGGGACGGGGCCGAGTTCCACATCCCCACCGTGGGCCGGCAGCACGGAGGGAGCTACGGCTGCAGCTACCGGCCCCGGTCAGAGCCCTTCGTCTCCTCGCAGCCCAGCCACCCCGTGCAGCTGGTGGTAGCAG GAGAATCGGGATCTCTGGCACTTCAGTGTCTGACCAGCCACATCATCGCCGGGGCGAGCGCGGCAGCCGccggcctcctcctcctcctggtggcCTTCCTCTGCTTCCGAAAAACCCGAGCCA GAAAAGGAGCTGCACCGAGACCCAGCAG CACCAGCCCTATGGAGGCATTAAAGGCATCGGCTCAGCAAGACCCCGTCT ACACCTCTATCGACGAGGGAAAAGAGCCACAGACCCTG gagCCCGACCCCAGTGCCCAGGGACTCACCTACGCCGAGCTGGACGTCCAGGTGCTGCAGGCCAAGCGGGGGAAACCGGCCCCTGCCCCTGAGTCTGCCCAGCCCAGCGTGTACGCCGCAATCAACAGGGCCCGGGGGGCCCCGCAGTGA